The Hydrogenophaga crocea genome contains a region encoding:
- a CDS encoding ATP-binding protein — protein MRVLRYGGDEAFPPFESLDAQGRPVGFHVDLLAALGRELNATIEVSLQPWPATIEAFRAGRVDLVAMVETTNRRAFARFLRSHAAPLHAVYLPAGATAPRALQDLQGVRLAVLDTEPMRESLARWLSGVRDPLRVASPQAALDAVQRGDADMALLPRSYGDPLLAAMPGLVAGERSFSLQTYAFAVPPGREALRTELQAAIDRLEANGTLPALRERWLPGESAFAHAERAAMARDLRVQQRWTWGLAAGASVLLLGSAWALARRGRAVARERRQRQAAEQALRHAQELLDRTFQRNPEPMLLIDHRSGVVRDANAALAALLGVPVEDLVGQTLRGLAHHADRLALQGMVNAINTDGLFDGLPLTVTHRDGTRRACLVHAERLHVGEASAVLCIVRDVSGRLASDAGFRLAYEQLRDEAAREAPQAPETPEPLPGEERAREFTRAVAHDLRAPLLAIQGFVSLLRERLALGYTDEALEYSEQVEKATRRMNAMIEALSHLAQVEQREQVRQTIDMRALCEDTWRLVQAADPQRAVDVRIDALPPAQGDPDLVAQVWQNLLHNAWKYSRRNPEARVRIDSHSEGLRTWYRVTDNGVGFDMARAQHLFQPFRRMHPSSQFEGSGVGLSMVQRIVRHHGGQVHLRSQVGVGTVAEFTLDPEPPAARPPQTSAPAEA, from the coding sequence GTGCGCGTCCTGCGCTACGGTGGCGATGAGGCCTTTCCCCCTTTCGAATCGCTCGACGCCCAGGGCCGCCCCGTGGGGTTCCACGTCGACCTGCTGGCGGCCCTCGGGCGCGAGCTGAACGCCACCATCGAGGTGTCGCTGCAGCCCTGGCCGGCCACCATCGAGGCCTTCCGGGCCGGCCGGGTCGACCTGGTGGCCATGGTCGAAACCACCAACCGCCGCGCCTTCGCGCGCTTCCTGCGCAGCCACGCCGCGCCGCTGCACGCGGTGTACCTGCCCGCCGGCGCCACGGCGCCGCGCGCGCTGCAGGACCTGCAGGGCGTGCGCCTGGCCGTGCTCGACACCGAGCCCATGCGCGAGAGCCTGGCGCGTTGGCTCTCGGGCGTGCGCGACCCGCTGCGTGTGGCCTCTCCGCAGGCCGCGCTCGACGCCGTGCAGCGCGGCGACGCCGACATGGCCCTGCTGCCGCGCTCGTACGGCGATCCCCTGCTGGCCGCCATGCCCGGTCTGGTTGCCGGTGAGCGCAGCTTCAGTCTGCAGACCTATGCCTTCGCCGTGCCGCCGGGCCGCGAGGCGCTGCGCACCGAACTGCAGGCCGCGATCGACCGTCTCGAAGCCAACGGCACGCTGCCGGCGCTGCGCGAACGCTGGCTGCCGGGCGAGTCGGCCTTTGCGCACGCCGAGCGGGCGGCCATGGCGCGCGACCTGCGCGTGCAGCAGCGCTGGACCTGGGGCCTGGCCGCGGGCGCTTCGGTGCTGCTGCTCGGATCGGCCTGGGCGCTCGCGCGCCGCGGCCGCGCGGTGGCGCGCGAGCGCCGGCAGCGCCAGGCCGCCGAGCAGGCCCTGCGCCACGCGCAGGAACTGCTCGACCGCACCTTCCAGCGCAACCCCGAGCCCATGCTGCTGATCGACCACCGCAGCGGCGTGGTGCGCGACGCCAACGCCGCCCTGGCCGCGCTGCTCGGCGTTCCCGTCGAAGACCTCGTGGGCCAGACCCTGCGCGGGCTCGCCCACCACGCCGACCGCCTCGCGCTGCAGGGCATGGTGAACGCCATCAACACCGACGGCCTGTTCGACGGCCTGCCGCTCACCGTGACCCACCGCGACGGCACGCGCCGCGCCTGCCTGGTGCACGCCGAACGGCTGCACGTGGGCGAGGCGAGCGCGGTGCTGTGCATCGTGCGCGACGTGAGCGGCCGCCTCGCGAGCGACGCGGGCTTTCGCCTCGCCTACGAGCAATTGCGCGACGAGGCCGCGCGCGAGGCGCCCCAGGCCCCGGAGACGCCCGAGCCCCTGCCCGGCGAGGAACGCGCGCGCGAGTTCACGCGCGCTGTCGCCCACGACCTGCGCGCGCCGCTGCTGGCCATCCAGGGCTTCGTGAGCCTGCTGCGCGAGCGCCTGGCGCTCGGCTACACCGACGAGGCGCTGGAGTACAGCGAGCAGGTCGAGAAGGCCACGCGCCGCATGAACGCCATGATCGAGGCCCTGAGCCACCTGGCCCAGGTGGAGCAGCGCGAGCAGGTGCGGCAGACCATCGACATGCGCGCCTTGTGCGAAGACACCTGGCGGCTGGTGCAGGCGGCCGATCCGCAGCGGGCGGTCGATGTGCGCATCGACGCACTGCCGCCGGCGCAGGGCGACCCCGACCTGGTGGCGCAGGTGTGGCAGAACCTCTTGCACAACGCCTGGAAGTACAGCCGCCGCAACCCCGAGGCGCGCGTGCGCATCGACAGCCACAGCGAAGGCCTGCGCACCTGGTACCGCGTGACCGACAACGGCGTGGGCTTCGACATGGCGCGCGCCCAGCACCTGTTCCAGCCGTTCCGGCGCATGCACCCCTCGTCGCAGTTCGAGGGCAGCGGCGTGGGCCTGAGCATGGTGCAGCGCATCGTGCGCCACCACGGCGGTCAGGTGCACCTGCGCAGCCAGGTGGGGGTGGGCACGGTGGCCGAGTTCACGCTCGACCCGGAACCCCCGGCGGCGCGGCCGCCGCAGACCTCCGCGCCGGCCGAGGCCTGA
- a CDS encoding flavin-dependent oxidoreductase, whose amino-acid sequence MKIAVVGGGIAGLAFALALHRRGLACEVYEAAPEMKELGVGITLLPHAVQELDALGLLGELEAIAIANRESVFFNRWGQFVYSEPRGRHAGYALPELGIHRGRLHGVLWRAALQRLGAGRLHTGRRLQGLSLGGRDATLRFHDGSQVQADLVVACDGVNSAVRRHFFPEDRVRYAGINTWRGVTVHKPILTGQSYLRIGSIDTGKMVIYPIVDNVDGQGNQLINWVAEIRDPAARMNDWNQPGRLDDFLPTFAAWRYDWLDVPALITGAQQIFEYPMVDKDPLPRWRHGRVTLMGDAAHPMYPRGSNGSAQALIDARTLADALADTPADPEAALERYEAARLEATARVVQTNRTLPPDFIIMKADELSGGQPFGRIDDLISQDELRAISEHYKQVAGFSLKAR is encoded by the coding sequence CTGAAGATCGCCGTCGTCGGGGGCGGCATTGCGGGCCTGGCGTTCGCGCTCGCGCTGCACCGGCGCGGCCTGGCCTGCGAGGTGTACGAGGCAGCGCCCGAGATGAAGGAGCTGGGCGTGGGCATCACGCTGCTGCCGCATGCCGTGCAGGAGCTCGACGCCCTGGGCCTGCTCGGCGAGCTCGAGGCCATCGCCATCGCCAACCGCGAAAGCGTGTTCTTCAACCGCTGGGGCCAGTTCGTCTACAGCGAGCCGCGCGGGCGGCACGCGGGTTATGCGTTGCCCGAGCTGGGCATCCATCGCGGCCGCCTGCACGGCGTGCTCTGGCGCGCGGCGCTGCAGCGCCTGGGCGCCGGGCGGCTGCACACCGGCCGGCGGCTGCAGGGTCTGTCGCTGGGCGGGCGCGACGCCACGCTGCGCTTTCACGACGGCAGCCAGGTGCAGGCCGATCTGGTGGTGGCCTGCGACGGCGTGAACTCGGCCGTGCGCCGGCACTTCTTTCCCGAGGACCGCGTGCGCTACGCGGGCATCAACACCTGGCGCGGCGTCACGGTGCACAAGCCCATCCTCACGGGCCAGAGCTACCTGCGCATCGGCAGCATCGACACCGGCAAGATGGTGATCTACCCCATCGTGGACAACGTCGACGGCCAGGGCAACCAGCTCATCAACTGGGTGGCCGAGATCCGCGACCCCGCCGCGCGCATGAACGACTGGAACCAGCCCGGCCGGCTCGACGACTTCCTGCCCACCTTCGCCGCCTGGCGCTACGACTGGCTCGACGTGCCCGCGCTCATCACCGGCGCGCAGCAGATCTTCGAGTACCCCATGGTCGACAAAGACCCGCTGCCGCGCTGGCGCCACGGCCGCGTGACCCTCATGGGCGACGCCGCCCACCCGATGTACCCGCGCGGCTCCAACGGCTCGGCCCAGGCGCTGATCGACGCCCGAACCCTGGCCGACGCGCTCGCCGACACCCCCGCCGACCCCGAGGCCGCGCTGGAGCGCTACGAGGCGGCGCGCCTGGAGGCCACGGCGCGCGTGGTGCAGACCAACCGCACCCTGCCGCCCGACTTCATCATCATGAAGGCCGACGAACTCAGTGGCGGCCAGCCCTTTGGCCGCATCGACGACCTCATCAGCCAGGACGAACTGCGCGCCATTTCGGAGCATTACAAGCAGGTGGCCGGGTTCTCGCTCAAGGCCCGGTGA
- a CDS encoding tripartite tricarboxylate transporter substrate binding protein, producing the protein MALLNSPARRRLLGAALLASAGVAAAQSADAPLRLIVPFTPGTGIDLIARTLGPRLSERLKRPVVVENRAGASGNIGTEAVVRAAPDGSTLLVSVNTLVMNRSLYPQLGFDPVRDLQPIGLTSWGQLILVTHPRTGYKSAADLVAAARQAPGRLNYASPGVGTPHHLSMELFKNTARVFLTHIPYRGTGPAVSDLIGGQVDAMFLPIHVALPQVRSGRLVALGIGSDKRHPLLPDLPTLAEARAGNVNVDMWYGVFAPKGMPASQVAMLNREINDILRSDEVKKAFEGQGMDPATDTPEAFGRLVAQDADRWAALIKAQSIKAE; encoded by the coding sequence ATGGCCTTGCTGAACTCCCCTGCTCGCCGCCGCCTCCTGGGTGCGGCATTGTTGGCTTCGGCCGGCGTGGCGGCCGCCCAAAGTGCCGACGCACCGCTGCGGCTGATCGTGCCCTTCACCCCGGGCACGGGCATCGACCTGATCGCGCGCACGCTGGGGCCGCGCCTGTCCGAGCGGCTCAAGCGGCCGGTGGTGGTGGAAAACCGCGCGGGCGCGTCGGGCAACATCGGCACCGAGGCGGTGGTGCGCGCCGCGCCCGACGGCAGCACGCTGCTGGTGAGCGTGAACACACTGGTGATGAACCGCAGCCTCTACCCGCAACTGGGCTTCGACCCGGTGCGCGACCTGCAGCCCATCGGCCTCACGAGCTGGGGCCAGCTGATCCTGGTCACGCACCCGCGCACCGGCTACAAGAGCGCGGCCGACCTCGTCGCCGCCGCCCGCCAGGCACCGGGCAGGCTCAACTACGCCTCGCCGGGCGTGGGCACGCCGCACCACCTGTCCATGGAGCTGTTCAAGAACACGGCCCGGGTCTTCCTCACGCACATTCCCTACCGCGGCACCGGCCCCGCGGTGAGCGACCTCATCGGCGGCCAGGTCGACGCCATGTTCCTGCCGATCCACGTGGCGCTGCCGCAGGTGCGCAGCGGCCGCCTGGTGGCGCTGGGCATCGGCAGCGACAAGCGCCACCCGCTGCTGCCCGATCTGCCCACGCTGGCCGAAGCGCGCGCGGGCAACGTGAACGTGGACATGTGGTACGGCGTGTTCGCGCCCAAGGGCATGCCCGCGTCCCAGGTCGCCATGCTTAACCGCGAGATCAACGACATCCTGCGCAGTGACGAGGTGAAGAAGGCCTTCGAAGGGCAGGGCATGGACCCGGCCACCGATACGCCCGAGGCCTTCGGCCGCCTGGTGGCGCAGGACGCGGACCGCTGGGCCGCGCTGATCAAGGCCCAGAGCATCAAAGCCGAATGA
- a CDS encoding MarR family winged helix-turn-helix transcriptional regulator, whose protein sequence is MTLSDLYQRPGFLLRRTHQISAAVFESACAEVGLTPAQYGVLTVLAAEPGLDQTRLARALAFDKVTVMRVLKGLEERGLVQRERSRVSRRQMTVSLTPQGRDLHAAAREPAERAYQRLLSPLSPQQRRQLIELLQTLTDGLADEARAPFVPLQAPKA, encoded by the coding sequence ATGACGCTGAGCGACCTTTACCAACGGCCGGGCTTCCTGTTGCGCCGCACGCACCAGATCTCGGCCGCCGTGTTCGAAAGCGCGTGCGCCGAGGTCGGCCTCACGCCGGCCCAGTACGGCGTGCTCACGGTGCTGGCGGCCGAGCCTGGGCTGGACCAGACGCGCCTGGCGCGCGCCCTGGCCTTCGACAAGGTCACGGTGATGCGGGTGCTCAAGGGCCTGGAAGAACGCGGCCTGGTGCAGCGCGAGCGCTCGCGCGTGAGCCGGCGTCAGATGACGGTGAGCCTGACACCGCAGGGGCGCGATCTGCACGCGGCCGCGCGCGAACCCGCGGAGCGCGCCTACCAGCGGCTGTTGTCGCCGCTGTCGCCCCAGCAGCGCCGCCAGCTGATCGAGCTGCTGCAGACCCTCACCGACGGACTGGCCGACGAGGCGCGCGCTCCCTTCGTGCCGCTGCAAGCTCCCAAGGCCTGA
- a CDS encoding DEAD/DEAH box helicase — MSDAFEARGDASPATSPEQQAPEAPEMAATPVDASAFAELGLAPELVAAVADLGYSQPTAVQARVMPLAIKAEGAERYADLMVSSQTGSGKTAAFLLPVLHTLIQQQAARAEAERAERERLVAEALARGEAPPKAPKRQNPLLARNFKAATPGALVLCPTRELAQQVAHDAIDLVRHCRGLRIASVVGGMPYQLQIQRLQNADLVVATPGRLLDLQRSMQLKLDQVQFLVVDEADRMLDLGFSDDLAEINALTAQRRQTMMFSATFAPRIQQLAMRVMHDDGAHVQKVQIDSPQEKHANIKQVLFWADNAEHKRKLLDHWLRDASIDQAIVFASTQIECDGLAGELQQAGFAAVALHGALSQGLRNRRLMALRNGQVQILVATDVAARGIDVPTITHVFNFGLPMKAEDYTHRIGRTGRAGRDGIAVTFAEFRDRRRVFDIEAYTQQRFKPEVVPGLEPRERAPQPERAGGRGRPNGGGGAGRFNARGGNDRFGGDRRGAPARGPRFEGRDSAPRFEGRDSAPRFDRDSAPRFDRDAAPRFEQRFDPRDRAPRFEQRDAAPRFEPRGGERVDARGERAAPRQDKRFDPRFDNRAPARPGARPSGFGDRPAFNDRPRRGR; from the coding sequence ATGAGCGACGCTTTCGAAGCGCGCGGCGACGCATCGCCCGCGACCTCCCCTGAACAACAAGCCCCCGAAGCGCCCGAGATGGCCGCGACGCCGGTGGACGCGAGCGCGTTCGCCGAGCTGGGCCTGGCGCCCGAACTGGTCGCCGCGGTGGCCGACCTCGGCTACTCGCAGCCCACGGCCGTGCAGGCCCGCGTGATGCCCCTGGCCATCAAGGCCGAAGGCGCCGAGCGCTACGCCGACCTGATGGTGTCGAGCCAGACCGGCAGCGGCAAGACCGCGGCCTTCCTGCTGCCCGTGCTGCACACCCTGATCCAGCAACAGGCCGCGCGCGCCGAAGCCGAGCGCGCCGAGCGCGAACGCCTGGTGGCCGAGGCCCTGGCCCGCGGCGAAGCGCCGCCCAAGGCGCCCAAGCGCCAGAACCCGCTGCTGGCGCGCAACTTCAAGGCCGCCACGCCCGGCGCGCTGGTGTTGTGCCCCACGCGCGAACTCGCGCAGCAGGTGGCGCACGACGCCATCGACCTGGTGCGCCACTGCCGCGGCCTGCGCATCGCGAGCGTGGTGGGCGGCATGCCCTACCAGCTGCAGATCCAGCGCCTGCAGAACGCCGATCTGGTGGTCGCCACGCCGGGCCGCCTGCTCGACCTGCAGCGCTCCATGCAGCTCAAGCTCGACCAGGTGCAGTTCCTGGTGGTCGACGAAGCCGACCGCATGCTCGACCTCGGCTTCTCCGACGACCTCGCCGAGATCAACGCGCTCACCGCGCAGCGCCGCCAGACCATGATGTTCAGCGCCACCTTCGCGCCGCGCATCCAGCAGCTCGCCATGCGCGTGATGCACGACGACGGCGCCCACGTGCAAAAGGTGCAGATCGACTCGCCGCAGGAAAAGCACGCCAACATCAAGCAGGTGCTGTTCTGGGCCGACAACGCCGAACACAAGCGCAAGCTGCTCGACCACTGGCTGCGCGATGCCTCGATCGACCAGGCCATCGTGTTCGCGAGCACGCAGATCGAGTGCGACGGCCTCGCCGGTGAACTGCAGCAGGCCGGCTTCGCGGCCGTGGCGCTGCACGGCGCGCTGAGCCAGGGTTTGCGCAACCGCCGCCTGATGGCGCTGCGCAATGGCCAGGTGCAGATCCTCGTGGCCACCGACGTCGCCGCGCGCGGCATCGACGTGCCCACCATCACCCACGTCTTCAACTTCGGCCTGCCCATGAAAGCCGAGGACTACACGCACCGCATCGGCCGCACGGGCCGCGCGGGCCGCGACGGCATCGCCGTGACCTTCGCGGAATTCCGCGACCGCCGCCGCGTGTTCGACATCGAGGCCTACACCCAGCAGCGCTTCAAGCCCGAGGTCGTGCCCGGCCTGGAGCCGCGCGAGCGCGCACCCCAGCCCGAGCGCGCCGGTGGCCGCGGCCGCCCCAACGGCGGTGGCGGCGCCGGCCGCTTCAACGCCCGTGGCGGCAATGACCGCTTCGGCGGCGACCGCCGCGGTGCGCCCGCGCGCGGCCCGCGCTTCGAAGGCCGCGACAGCGCGCCGCGTTTTGAAGGCCGCGACAGCGCTCCCCGCTTCGACCGTGACAGCGCCCCGCGTTTCGACCGCGATGCCGCGCCGCGTTTCGAACAGCGCTTCGACCCGCGCGACCGCGCGCCGCGCTTCGAGCAGCGCGACGCCGCGCCGCGTTTCGAGCCCCGTGGCGGCGAGCGCGTCGACGCCCGTGGCGAGCGCGCCGCGCCGCGCCAGGACAAGCGCTTCGATCCGCGCTTCGACAACCGCGCCCCGGCGCGCCCCGGTGCACGTCCGAGCGGCTTCGGTGACCGCCCGGCGTTCAACGACCGCCCGCGCCGCGGCCGCTGA
- a CDS encoding inorganic phosphate transporter produces the protein MKKKSRTFLDRHFEALQLATAVAFLLLVGLYASLTGASGTGLGQGAVWLLIVAAAVGAYMAMNIGANDVANNMGPAVGSGAMTMGWAIVVAAVFEALGAIVAGGDVVGTIKGGIIDPADIADPTLFAWVMFAALLAGALWLNLATALGAPVSTTHSIIGAVMGAGIAAGGWGLVNWSTIGAIVASWVISPLAGALMAAAFLYVIKRSVTYRTEKTEAAARVVPILIALMVWSYTTYMLLKGVNQVVKIDFVVAVIAGLLFSVLVWALVRGPIARAALRQDNSKDGVNQLFMWPLVCSAALLSFAHGANDVANAVGPLAAIYEAVKAGAIATKAGTPMWIMVLGALGLSVGLALYGAKLIRTVGKEITELDQMRAYSIAMAATVTVIVASQLGMPVSTTHISIGAVFGVGFLRELLKVNYAKMEATVRAGHQGADREEVEAYMQRFEAAEVQEKKRMLAEMKQRAKVRGLDGAVFAKDERKAFKKAYKKEIVKRSVVMRIVAAWIVTVPATAVLAALLFHLVAAVLG, from the coding sequence ATGAAGAAGAAGTCCCGTACCTTCCTGGATCGCCACTTCGAGGCGCTGCAACTGGCCACCGCGGTGGCCTTTCTTCTGCTCGTGGGGCTCTACGCCTCGCTCACCGGTGCGTCGGGCACCGGGCTCGGCCAGGGCGCCGTCTGGCTGCTGATCGTCGCGGCCGCCGTGGGGGCCTACATGGCCATGAACATCGGCGCCAACGACGTGGCCAACAACATGGGCCCGGCCGTGGGCTCGGGCGCCATGACCATGGGCTGGGCCATCGTGGTGGCCGCGGTCTTCGAGGCCCTGGGCGCCATCGTGGCCGGCGGTGACGTGGTGGGCACCATCAAGGGCGGCATCATCGATCCGGCCGACATCGCCGACCCGACCTTGTTCGCCTGGGTGATGTTCGCGGCCCTGCTCGCGGGCGCCCTGTGGCTGAACCTGGCCACCGCGCTGGGCGCGCCGGTGTCGACCACGCACTCCATCATCGGTGCGGTAATGGGCGCAGGCATTGCCGCGGGCGGCTGGGGGCTGGTGAACTGGTCCACCATCGGCGCCATCGTGGCGAGCTGGGTGATCTCGCCGCTGGCGGGTGCGCTGATGGCTGCGGCCTTCCTCTACGTGATCAAACGCAGCGTGACCTACCGCACCGAGAAGACCGAGGCCGCCGCGCGCGTGGTGCCCATCCTGATCGCGCTCATGGTCTGGTCGTACACCACGTACATGCTGCTCAAGGGCGTCAACCAGGTGGTGAAGATCGACTTCGTGGTGGCGGTAATCGCCGGCCTGCTGTTCTCGGTGCTGGTCTGGGCCCTGGTGCGCGGGCCCATTGCGCGCGCGGCCCTGCGCCAGGACAACAGCAAGGACGGCGTGAACCAGCTGTTCATGTGGCCGCTGGTCTGCTCGGCCGCCTTGCTGAGCTTCGCGCACGGCGCCAACGACGTGGCCAACGCCGTCGGCCCGCTGGCCGCCATCTACGAGGCCGTGAAAGCCGGCGCCATCGCCACCAAGGCCGGCACGCCGATGTGGATCATGGTGCTGGGCGCGCTGGGCCTGTCGGTCGGTCTGGCGCTGTACGGTGCCAAGCTGATCCGCACCGTGGGCAAGGAGATCACCGAGCTCGACCAGATGCGCGCCTACTCCATCGCCATGGCCGCCACCGTCACGGTCATCGTCGCCTCGCAGCTCGGCATGCCGGTGTCCACCACCCACATCTCGATCGGCGCGGTGTTCGGCGTGGGCTTTCTGCGCGAGCTGCTCAAGGTCAACTACGCCAAGATGGAGGCCACGGTGCGCGCCGGCCACCAGGGCGCCGACCGTGAGGAGGTCGAGGCCTACATGCAGCGCTTCGAGGCCGCCGAGGTGCAGGAGAAAAAGCGCATGCTGGCCGAGATGAAGCAGCGCGCCAAGGTGCGCGGCCTCGATGGCGCGGTGTTCGCGAAAGACGAGCGCAAGGCCTTCAAGAAGGCCTACAAGAAAGAGATCGTCAAGCGCTCGGTGGTGATGCGCATCGTGGCGGCCTGGATCGTCACCGTGCCGGCCACCGCGGTGCTCGCGGCCCTGCTGTTCCACCTGGTGGCCGCGGTGCTCGGCTGA